One Kitasatospora sp. NBC_01287 DNA window includes the following coding sequences:
- a CDS encoding response regulator transcription factor, with translation MNGRNGAGGAGAATRVLVADDQTVVREGIVMLLGLLPGIEVVGAAADGEEALRLVAEHAPDVVLMDLRMPRCDGVEATRLIRAQHPGTEVVVLTTFADDDSLFAALQAGARGYLTKDAGAEEIARAVADVRAGAAGLSPQVQRRLLERLSGPAAQSAPAPAGPAPGGPAPRPSAAQPDRARPLPDGLTAREAEVLALIADGLSNTEIAQALFVSPATVKTHINNLFAKTAVRDRAQAVSYAFRHGLSGGSQTD, from the coding sequence GTGAACGGGCGGAACGGGGCCGGCGGTGCGGGGGCGGCGACGCGCGTCCTGGTGGCGGACGACCAGACCGTGGTGCGCGAGGGCATCGTCATGCTGCTGGGCCTGCTGCCCGGCATCGAGGTGGTCGGGGCGGCCGCGGACGGTGAGGAAGCCCTCCGGCTGGTGGCGGAGCACGCGCCGGACGTGGTCCTGATGGACCTGCGGATGCCGCGCTGCGACGGCGTGGAGGCGACCCGGCTGATCCGGGCCCAGCACCCGGGCACCGAGGTCGTGGTGCTCACCACCTTCGCCGACGACGATTCGCTCTTCGCCGCGCTCCAGGCCGGCGCCCGCGGCTACCTGACCAAGGACGCGGGGGCCGAGGAGATCGCCCGGGCCGTCGCGGACGTCCGGGCCGGGGCGGCCGGTCTCTCCCCGCAGGTGCAGCGGCGGCTGCTCGAACGCCTCTCCGGACCCGCCGCGCAGAGCGCGCCCGCGCCCGCCGGGCCCGCGCCGGGCGGGCCCGCGCCGCGTCCCTCGGCCGCGCAGCCCGACCGAGCCCGGCCGCTGCCCGACGGCCTGACGGCCCGTGAGGCCGAGGTGCTCGCGCTGATCGCGGACGGCCTCTCCAACACCGAGATCGCCCAGGCGCTCTTCGTCAGCCCGGCCACGGTGAAGACGCACATCAACAACCTGTTCGCGAAGACCGCCGTGCGGGATCGGGCACAGGCGGTCAGTTATGCGTTCAGGCACGGGCTTTCCGGTGGTTCGCAGACCGACTGA
- a CDS encoding CcdC protein domain-containing protein, with protein sequence MTGIANILVILAVVVLVLGRQLRARKIDTERRFWLLPLILCALGLSDKQLIDPAHKAEAIALLAGSLLVVLAMGSVWGWTVRVWRASDGSVWTKGTKATLAAWVGMVAIRIGIFALGSSLHVHQSSKALYLTFGVMLLVRGAVVNWRARGLDARQPFGVVG encoded by the coding sequence ATGACCGGCATCGCCAACATCCTCGTCATCCTCGCCGTGGTCGTCCTCGTCCTCGGCCGCCAGCTCCGGGCCCGCAAGATCGACACCGAGCGGCGTTTCTGGTTGCTGCCACTGATCCTCTGCGCCCTCGGCCTCAGCGACAAGCAACTGATCGACCCCGCGCACAAGGCCGAGGCGATCGCCCTGCTGGCCGGCTCGCTCCTGGTGGTGCTGGCCATGGGCTCGGTCTGGGGCTGGACCGTCCGGGTCTGGCGGGCGAGCGACGGCAGCGTCTGGACCAAGGGCACCAAGGCCACGCTGGCGGCCTGGGTCGGCATGGTCGCCATCCGGATCGGGATCTTCGCCCTCGGCTCCTCGCTGCACGTCCACCAGAGCAGCAAGGCGCTCTACCTCACCTTCGGGGTGATGCTGCTGGTCCGCGGCGCCGTGGTGAACTGGAGGGCCCGCGGCCTCGACGCCCGGCAGCCGTTCGGCGTGGTGGGCTGA
- a CDS encoding cation acetate symporter produces the protein MVVVVTLAITLWVGRRGQAAEDFYAGGRDFGALQNGIALSGDYLSAASFLGVTGLIALYGYDGMLYSIGFLVAWLVVLMWVAELVRNTGRYTLADVLATRMRQRPIRAAAGSASVVVTLLYLIAQMVGAGSLVALLLGTTGAAAKTWTIVAVGALMVVYVTVGGMRATTWIQIVKAMMLMGGALLLTFLVLVRFQGDLAELMHAAARSSGAGDRYLEPGLKYGGSLTNRLDFVSLGLALVLGTAGLPHILSRFYTVPTARAARRSTIWAIGLVGAFYLMTVVLGLGATALVGSKAVKAANSAGNTAVPLLALDLGGGEGSTGGTLLFAVTSAIAFATILAVVAGLTLASSVSFAHDLYAQAFRRQDRPPVTDHQEVVVARLAAVAIGGLAIVLSLYAQRLNVAFLVSLAFAVAASANLPTLLYNLFWRRFTTRGACWATYGGLVPALVLVLFSPVVSGSRTAMFPGVDFHWFPLENPGLISIPLGFLLGWVGTVSGEERADPDKFAELEVRSLTGAGAV, from the coding sequence ATGGTGGTCGTGGTGACGCTGGCGATCACCCTCTGGGTCGGGCGGCGCGGCCAGGCCGCCGAGGACTTCTACGCCGGCGGTCGGGACTTCGGCGCGCTGCAGAACGGCATCGCGCTCTCCGGCGACTACCTCTCGGCAGCCTCCTTCCTCGGCGTCACCGGACTGATCGCCCTGTACGGCTACGACGGGATGCTCTACAGCATCGGCTTCCTGGTCGCCTGGCTGGTCGTCCTCATGTGGGTGGCCGAGCTGGTGCGCAACACCGGCCGCTACACACTGGCCGACGTGCTGGCCACCCGGATGCGCCAGCGCCCGATCCGCGCGGCGGCGGGCAGCGCCAGCGTGGTGGTCACCCTGCTCTACCTGATCGCCCAGATGGTCGGCGCGGGCAGCCTGGTGGCCCTGCTGCTCGGCACCACCGGGGCGGCCGCGAAGACCTGGACCATCGTCGCCGTCGGCGCCCTCATGGTCGTCTACGTGACGGTCGGCGGCATGCGGGCCACCACCTGGATCCAGATCGTCAAGGCCATGATGCTGATGGGCGGTGCGCTGCTGCTCACCTTCCTGGTGCTGGTCCGCTTCCAGGGCGACCTCGCCGAGCTGATGCACGCCGCGGCCCGCAGCAGCGGCGCGGGCGACCGCTACCTGGAGCCCGGCCTCAAGTACGGGGGCTCGCTCACCAACCGCCTCGACTTCGTCAGTCTGGGTCTGGCCCTGGTGCTGGGCACCGCCGGCCTGCCGCACATCCTCTCCCGCTTCTACACCGTCCCCACCGCCCGGGCCGCCCGGCGCTCCACGATCTGGGCGATCGGCCTGGTCGGCGCCTTCTACCTGATGACCGTGGTGCTCGGCCTCGGGGCCACCGCGCTGGTCGGCTCCAAGGCGGTGAAGGCCGCCAACTCGGCCGGGAACACCGCCGTCCCACTGCTCGCGCTCGATCTGGGCGGCGGCGAGGGGAGCACCGGCGGCACCCTGCTCTTCGCCGTCACCTCCGCGATCGCCTTCGCGACGATCCTCGCGGTGGTCGCCGGTCTGACCCTGGCCTCCTCGGTCTCCTTCGCACACGACCTCTACGCCCAGGCGTTCCGCCGCCAGGACCGGCCTCCGGTGACGGACCATCAGGAGGTGGTGGTGGCGCGGCTGGCGGCAGTGGCGATCGGCGGCCTGGCCATCGTGCTGAGCCTCTACGCCCAGCGGCTGAACGTCGCCTTCCTGGTCAGCCTCGCCTTCGCGGTGGCAGCCTCGGCCAACCTGCCCACCCTGCTCTACAACCTCTTCTGGCGCCGCTTCACCACCCGGGGCGCGTGTTGGGCGACCTACGGCGGCTTGGTGCCGGCGCTGGTCCTGGTGCTCTTCTCGCCGGTCGTCTCCGGCAGCAGGACCGCGATGTTCCCCGGGGTGGACTTCCACTGGTTCCCGCTGGAGAACCCCGGGCTGATCTCCATCCCGCTCGGCTTCCTGCTCGGCTGGGTGGGCACGGTCAGCGGCGAGGAGCGCGCCGATCCGGACAAGTTCGCCGAGCTGGAGGTGCGTTCGCTCACCGGCGCGGGCGCGGTCTGA
- a CDS encoding sensor histidine kinase, which yields MQLESWTRWPSREAREGRSRAGLVLTVGGRSALALTVVLGTVDSGRFTGRDAVAACLALVATAVLFRQFIRSTKRHRVGWALAMAAQLLVVAALANHVGAVLLGNVIWCGLAVLSLLRLPLAAALPVCAGALASYAVASGDSYLALVATVVGLVLLGYLLRLDAEARGTAQLLLEQERAARAAEAESAALAERARIAREIHDVLAHSLSAQLVHLEAARLMLERGAEREQIRDRVVAARRMAQEGLTETRQALSALRGEFTPVGEFLVELADRDQARLTVTGTPRPLPAEAGLAVRRTAQEAITNIRKHAPRSHRAVTLRYLEHEVELEVRNTGGQPGPAAAELAGSGSGYGLLGMRERAELLGGSLAAGPDGDGWLVVLRLPM from the coding sequence GTGCAACTGGAGAGCTGGACGCGCTGGCCCTCGCGGGAGGCCCGCGAGGGCCGCTCGCGGGCCGGCCTGGTGCTCACCGTCGGGGGCCGGAGCGCCCTGGCCCTGACGGTGGTGCTGGGGACGGTCGACAGCGGCCGGTTCACCGGCCGGGACGCGGTCGCAGCCTGCCTGGCGCTGGTCGCGACCGCGGTCCTCTTCCGGCAGTTCATCCGGAGCACCAAGCGGCACCGGGTCGGCTGGGCCCTGGCGATGGCCGCCCAGCTGCTGGTCGTCGCGGCGCTGGCGAACCACGTCGGCGCCGTCCTGCTGGGCAATGTGATCTGGTGCGGCCTCGCGGTGCTCTCGCTGCTGCGCCTGCCGCTGGCGGCGGCCCTGCCGGTCTGCGCGGGCGCCCTGGCGTCCTACGCCGTGGCCAGCGGTGACAGCTACCTGGCGCTGGTCGCCACCGTGGTCGGCCTGGTGCTGCTCGGCTACCTGCTGCGGCTGGACGCCGAGGCGCGGGGCACCGCCCAGCTGCTGCTGGAGCAGGAGCGGGCCGCGCGGGCCGCCGAGGCGGAGAGCGCGGCGCTGGCCGAGCGGGCCCGGATCGCCCGGGAGATCCACGACGTGCTGGCCCACAGCCTCTCCGCCCAGCTGGTCCACCTGGAGGCGGCCCGGCTGATGCTGGAGCGCGGGGCGGAGCGCGAGCAGATCAGGGACCGGGTGGTGGCGGCCCGGCGGATGGCCCAGGAGGGACTGACCGAGACCCGGCAGGCGCTCTCCGCGCTGCGCGGCGAGTTCACCCCGGTCGGCGAGTTCCTGGTGGAGCTGGCCGACCGCGACCAGGCCCGGCTGACGGTCACCGGTACGCCCCGCCCGCTGCCCGCCGAGGCCGGCCTGGCGGTGCGGCGCACGGCGCAGGAGGCGATCACCAACATCCGCAAGCACGCGCCCCGCTCGCACCGCGCCGTGACGCTGCGCTATCTGGAGCACGAGGTGGAGCTGGAGGTCCGCAACACCGGCGGCCAGCCCGGCCCCGCCGCGGCGGAGCTGGCCGGCAGCGGGAGCGGCTACGGCCTGCTGGGCATGCGGGAGCGGGCCGAATTGCTCGGCGGCAGCCTTGCGGCGGGCCCGGACGGTGACGGCTGGCTGGTCGTGCTGAGGCTGCCGATGTGA
- a CDS encoding DUF485 domain-containing protein, producing the protein MAQHEVTGSTGPTPRQGQRFDWWSTPGTAGRFARGRTGAARSAVPVQRTVPLAPQPPDPAVAEVYREVQQSDAFQEIRRDYRRFVFPATAIFLGWYLSYVTAQAAAPDLMRTQLAGPFSVAWLLGLLQFVSTFVITWLYARNARTKRDRAALGLRWDTQDQLR; encoded by the coding sequence TTGGCACAGCACGAAGTCACCGGATCGACCGGTCCCACACCCCGTCAGGGCCAGCGGTTCGACTGGTGGTCCACTCCCGGCACGGCCGGCCGGTTCGCCCGAGGGCGGACCGGCGCCGCGCGCTCGGCCGTCCCGGTCCAGCGGACCGTCCCCCTGGCTCCGCAGCCACCGGACCCGGCGGTCGCCGAGGTCTACCGCGAGGTGCAGCAGAGCGACGCCTTCCAGGAGATCCGCCGGGACTACCGCCGGTTCGTCTTCCCGGCCACCGCGATCTTCCTCGGCTGGTACCTCAGCTACGTGACCGCTCAGGCGGCCGCGCCGGACCTGATGCGCACCCAGCTCGCCGGCCCGTTCAGCGTGGCCTGGCTGCTGGGCCTGCTGCAGTTCGTCTCGACCTTCGTGATCACCTGGCTCTACGCCCGCAACGCCCGCACCAAGCGCGACCGAGCCGCCCTCGGGCTGCGCTGGGACACCCAGGACCAGCTGCGATGA
- a CDS encoding sucrase ferredoxin, whose protein sequence is MSICTSLSTELAEPLAATAATATTWLLIEQSGPWGAKAMTESHLDAGLGRALDAACEGTGVRVALIRRPGRHADDRPAARHQVILAHTAPGRGWVRRTDVADVAELLTLDLAAAGAGEHGGFGVPHTGGPLALVCTNGRRDRCCALLGRPLATELAAAGHSEVWEVTHLGGHRFSPTMLVLPYGYAYGRLTDTSAKEVLAATAAGRMAPLWSRGRSCYDRPAQAAEQAVRELIEESAAEALSVVQEPLAAGEWRCRVRHADGRAWLVEVVRGLSEPPRPESCAKAPGTPVRMDVRSVVADRS, encoded by the coding sequence GTGAGCATCTGTACGAGTCTCTCCACCGAGCTGGCCGAGCCGCTGGCCGCCACCGCCGCCACCGCCACCACCTGGCTGCTGATCGAGCAGAGCGGCCCGTGGGGGGCGAAGGCCATGACCGAGAGCCACCTCGACGCCGGGCTGGGCCGCGCGCTGGACGCCGCCTGCGAGGGCACCGGGGTGCGGGTGGCGCTGATCCGCCGTCCGGGCCGGCACGCCGACGACCGCCCGGCGGCCCGGCACCAGGTGATCCTGGCGCACACGGCGCCCGGCCGGGGGTGGGTACGTCGCACCGACGTGGCGGACGTGGCCGAGCTGCTGACGCTGGACCTGGCCGCGGCGGGCGCGGGTGAGCACGGCGGCTTCGGGGTGCCGCACACCGGCGGCCCGCTGGCCCTGGTGTGCACCAACGGACGCCGCGACCGCTGCTGCGCGCTGCTCGGCCGCCCGCTGGCCACCGAGCTGGCGGCCGCGGGGCACAGCGAGGTCTGGGAGGTCACCCACCTGGGCGGCCACCGCTTCTCCCCCACCATGCTGGTGCTGCCGTACGGCTACGCGTACGGGCGGCTGACCGACACCTCGGCCAAGGAGGTGCTGGCGGCCACCGCGGCCGGGCGGATGGCACCGCTCTGGTCGCGCGGGCGCTCCTGCTACGACCGGCCGGCCCAGGCCGCCGAGCAGGCCGTGCGCGAGCTGATCGAGGAGAGTGCCGCGGAGGCGCTGAGCGTGGTCCAGGAGCCGCTGGCGGCCGGCGAGTGGCGGTGCCGGGTGCGCCACGCCGACGGCCGCGCGTGGCTGGTCGAGGTGGTGCGGGGGCTGAGCGAGCCGCCCCGCCCGGAGAGCTGCGCCAAGGCCCCGGGCACACCGGTGCGGATGGACGTGCGGTCGGTGGTGGCCGACCGGAGCTGA
- a CDS encoding C40 family peptidase, which yields MKPDLNPDLTSADPIADRPEPDQDATTACAPPPEEGPHHRAGRLRQRVGLAAAIVAGAGSIGLGADLASAAPLPEHLASPPGLVSTDDPANGDDDAADGTATTGDDQSADDSGSDDQGYGDRSATDDSSDTPDTPDSPDTSTGELNGDIEQGWDGSVYWFQNSSGEWRYTSHRDIYLNRIDSAEDSGSADSGDTASDRSVAATSAGSDASDTSDASDASDASDASGGEVESAVGFAQAQLGKPFVWGGNGPNGYDCSGLTQQSYRHAGVSLPRIADDQYGATTPVSASRMQRGDLLFWSSDGSVSGIHHVALYLGGNRYIEAAHAGTNVRTATLNSGYRPDFIGRP from the coding sequence ATGAAGCCGGACCTGAACCCGGACCTGACCTCGGCCGACCCGATAGCCGACCGGCCCGAACCCGACCAGGACGCGACGACCGCCTGCGCTCCGCCGCCCGAGGAGGGTCCGCACCACCGGGCCGGCCGACTGCGGCAGCGGGTCGGCCTGGCGGCGGCGATCGTCGCGGGCGCCGGATCGATCGGCCTGGGCGCCGACCTGGCGAGCGCGGCCCCGCTGCCCGAGCACCTTGCCTCGCCCCCTGGCCTGGTCAGCACCGACGACCCGGCGAACGGGGACGATGACGCGGCCGACGGCACCGCCACCACCGGCGACGACCAGAGCGCCGACGACTCGGGCTCGGACGACCAGGGCTACGGCGACCGGAGCGCCACAGACGACAGCTCCGACACCCCCGACACCCCCGACAGCCCCGACACCTCCACCGGTGAACTCAACGGGGACATCGAGCAGGGCTGGGACGGCTCGGTCTACTGGTTCCAGAACAGCAGCGGCGAGTGGCGCTACACCAGCCACCGCGACATCTACCTGAACCGGATCGACTCGGCCGAGGACAGCGGCTCCGCCGACAGCGGCGACACCGCCAGCGACCGGTCCGTCGCGGCCACCAGTGCCGGCTCGGACGCCTCGGACACCTCCGACGCCTCCGACGCCTCCGACGCCTCCGACGCCTCGGGCGGCGAGGTCGAGAGCGCCGTCGGCTTCGCCCAGGCCCAGCTCGGCAAGCCCTTCGTCTGGGGCGGCAACGGCCCGAACGGCTACGACTGCTCCGGCCTCACCCAGCAGTCCTACCGGCACGCCGGCGTCTCGCTGCCCCGGATCGCCGACGACCAGTACGGCGCCACCACCCCGGTGAGCGCGAGCCGCATGCAGCGCGGCGACCTGCTCTTCTGGTCCTCGGACGGCAGCGTCAGCGGGATCCACCACGTCGCGCTCTACCTCGGCGGCAACCGCTACATCGAGGCCGCGCACGCCGGCACCAACGTCCGGACCGCCACGTTGAACAGCGGGTACCGCCCGGACTTCATCGGTCGCCCCTGA
- a CDS encoding DNA topoisomerase (ATP-hydrolyzing) subunit A: protein MARRSSPTPPPGDFEERILDVDVVDEMQGSFLEYAYSVIYSRALPDARDGLKPVHRRILYQANEMGLRPERAHVKCARVVGEVMGRLHPHGDASIYDSIVRMAQPFSMRVPLIDGHGNFGSLGNDDPPAAMRYTESRLTAASMALVESIHEETVDFGPNYDGSEQEPVVLPAAFPNLLVNGATGIAVGMATNMPPHNLSEVVAAARHLIKHPNADLDTLMRFIPGPDLPTGGRIVGLSGIRDAYESGRGTFKIRATCTVENVSARRKGIVVTELPFSVGPEKVIAKIKDLVNAKKLQGIADVKDLTDREHGLRLVIEVKNGFVPEALLEQLFKLTPLEENFGINNVALVDGQPLTLGLKELLEVYVDHRFEVVRRRSEFRRRKRQERLHLVEGLLVALVDIDEVIALIRSSDNATQAKERLMERFSLSETQTAYILDTPLRRLTRFDRVELEAEQTKLLTEIAELTEILESDSRLRGVVSGELGAVAKQFGTERRTVLLEAGAVPSAALMVPLEVADDPCRVLLSATGLLARTADGAAGPVLEGRAKHDVVVSAVPATARGDVGAVTSAGRVLRLPVIDLPSLPPQPTLSLAGGAQVSEFLKLDAGERLIALTTLDESSPGLALGTVQGVVKRVVPEWPANKDEFEVIALKDGDELVGAIELRTGEEELVFITSDAQLLRYPAGQVRPQGRPAGGMAGIKLTDGARVLSFTAVDPAADAVVVSVAGASGTLTGEAQTSWKVTPFELYPRKGRATGGVRCQRFLRGEDALAFAWAGPAPARGAAANGSPVALPERDPRRDGSGTPVTTALAAVAGPA from the coding sequence ATGGCCCGCCGCAGTTCGCCGACCCCGCCGCCCGGAGACTTCGAGGAGCGGATCCTCGATGTCGACGTCGTGGACGAGATGCAGGGTTCCTTCCTTGAGTACGCCTACTCGGTGATCTACTCGCGCGCTTTGCCGGACGCGCGCGACGGTCTCAAGCCGGTGCACCGGCGCATCCTCTACCAGGCCAACGAGATGGGCCTGCGCCCGGAGCGCGCGCACGTGAAGTGCGCGCGGGTGGTCGGCGAGGTGATGGGTCGACTGCATCCGCACGGGGATGCCTCGATCTACGACTCGATCGTCCGGATGGCGCAGCCGTTCTCGATGCGCGTGCCGCTGATCGACGGTCACGGCAACTTCGGTTCGCTGGGCAACGACGACCCACCGGCCGCGATGCGGTACACGGAGTCGCGGCTGACCGCCGCCTCGATGGCGCTGGTGGAGTCGATCCACGAGGAGACCGTCGACTTCGGGCCGAACTACGACGGCAGCGAGCAGGAGCCGGTGGTGCTCCCGGCGGCTTTCCCGAACCTGCTGGTCAACGGCGCCACCGGGATCGCGGTCGGCATGGCGACCAACATGCCGCCGCACAACCTGAGCGAGGTGGTCGCGGCCGCCCGGCACCTGATCAAGCATCCGAACGCCGACCTCGACACCCTGATGCGCTTCATCCCCGGTCCCGACCTGCCGACCGGCGGCCGGATCGTGGGCCTGTCGGGCATCCGGGACGCCTACGAGAGCGGCCGCGGCACCTTCAAGATCCGCGCCACCTGCACGGTGGAGAACGTCTCCGCGCGCCGCAAGGGCATCGTGGTGACCGAGCTGCCCTTCTCGGTCGGCCCGGAGAAGGTGATCGCCAAGATCAAGGACCTGGTCAACGCCAAGAAGCTGCAGGGCATCGCGGACGTCAAGGACCTGACCGACCGTGAGCACGGGCTGCGGCTGGTGATCGAGGTCAAGAACGGCTTCGTCCCCGAGGCGCTGCTGGAGCAGCTCTTCAAGCTGACGCCGCTGGAGGAGAACTTCGGCATCAACAACGTGGCGCTGGTGGACGGCCAGCCGCTGACGCTGGGGCTGAAGGAGTTGCTGGAGGTCTACGTCGACCACCGCTTCGAGGTGGTCCGCCGGCGCAGCGAGTTCCGCCGCCGCAAGCGGCAGGAGCGGCTGCACCTGGTCGAGGGCCTGCTGGTGGCACTGGTCGACATCGACGAGGTCATCGCGCTGATCCGGTCCAGCGACAACGCGACCCAGGCGAAGGAGCGCCTGATGGAGCGCTTCTCGCTCTCCGAGACGCAGACCGCCTACATCCTGGACACCCCGCTGCGCCGGCTCACCCGCTTCGACCGGGTCGAGCTGGAGGCGGAGCAGACCAAGCTGCTCACCGAGATCGCCGAGCTGACCGAGATCCTGGAGTCGGACAGCAGGCTGCGCGGCGTGGTCTCGGGCGAGCTGGGCGCGGTGGCCAAGCAGTTCGGCACCGAGCGGCGCACGGTGCTGCTGGAGGCCGGCGCGGTGCCCTCGGCGGCGCTCATGGTGCCGCTGGAGGTGGCGGACGACCCGTGCCGGGTGCTGCTCTCCGCCACCGGCCTGCTGGCCCGCACGGCGGACGGCGCGGCCGGGCCGGTGCTCGAAGGCCGGGCCAAGCACGACGTGGTCGTCTCCGCGGTGCCGGCCACCGCGCGCGGCGACGTCGGCGCGGTGACCTCGGCCGGGCGGGTGCTGCGGCTGCCGGTGATCGATCTGCCCTCGCTGCCGCCGCAACCGACCCTGTCGCTGGCCGGCGGGGCCCAGGTGTCGGAGTTCCTGAAGCTCGACGCCGGTGAGCGGCTGATCGCGCTGACCACCTTGGACGAGTCCTCGCCGGGCCTGGCACTCGGCACGGTGCAGGGGGTGGTCAAGCGGGTGGTCCCGGAGTGGCCGGCCAACAAGGACGAGTTCGAGGTGATCGCGCTCAAGGACGGCGACGAGCTGGTGGGCGCCATCGAACTGCGCACCGGCGAGGAGGAGCTGGTCTTCATCACCAGCGACGCCCAGCTGCTGCGCTACCCGGCGGGCCAGGTCAGGCCGCAGGGCCGCCCGGCCGGCGGGATGGCCGGGATCAAGCTGACGGACGGGGCGCGGGTGCTCTCGTTCACCGCGGTGGATCCGGCCGCGGACGCCGTGGTGGTCTCGGTGGCGGGTGCCTCGGGCACGCTCACGGGTGAGGCGCAGACCAGTTGGAAGGTCACGCCGTTCGAGCTGTACCCGCGCAAGGGGCGGGCCACCGGCGGTGTGCGCTGCCAGCGCTTCCTGCGCGGTGAGGACGCGTTGGCCTTCGCCTGGGCGGGCCCGGCACCGGCCCGCGGCGCGGCGGCGAACGGTTCGCCGGTCGCCCTGCCCGAGCGCGACCCGCGCCGCGACGGCTCGGGCACACCGGTGACCACGGCGCTGGCAGCGGTGGCCGGACCCGCCTGA